In Acidobacteriota bacterium, the DNA window GAGCAAGAACGAGGAAGACGAGCATGACGCCCCACACCAGACCGTGCGCCCAGTTGGGTAAACGTTCGGCGGCAGCCTCGATGGAGATCGAGCGATGTACCCACTGCATGATCACCAGCACACCGATCACGACCGCGACGGTCAACAGTTGGCGCGTCGCCAAGACCTGGGCGCCGTCCCCGATCACGCCGATCATCGAGAAGATCATCAGCTTGGCACGCGTAAACGTGTCGGCGCGGAAGAACACCCACGTGATGTTGACCAGCAGGTAGGTCAGGAGTCCCAGCAGCACCTTGCCAACGAACGTATGCACCCAGCGAGCGCCCGCGAAACGCGATCGCAACCAGCGCTCGACGGCCAGATAGATCCCGTGCAACCCGCCCCAGGCCACGAAGGTCCAGCTGGCCCCGTGCCACATTCCACCAAGAAGCATCGTGACCATCAGATTGATGTCGGTACGCACCCGCCCTTTACGGTTGCCGCCGAGAGGGATGTAGAGGTAATCGCGCAACCAACTCGAGAGCGAGATGTGCCAGCGCTTCCAGAAGTCGCTGAAGCCGATGGCCGCGTAGGGGCTCTTGAAGTTGTCGGGAAGCGAGAAGCCAAAACAGAGCGCCGCACCGATCGCGCACGTCGAGTACCCGGCGAAGTCGAAGAAGATCTGCCCCGAGAAGGCCAGCACGCCGGCCCATGCATCCAGCATCGCCAGCGGACCCCGGTCCCAACCGAAGACCGTCTCTGCCGACGGCGCCAGCATCGTATCGGCCAGTACCACCTTCTGGAACAGCCCCAGCGTCATCAGAAACAGACCCCAGCTCAGCATCTGGCGGGTCGCACGACGCGGGGCCAGGCATTGCGGCAAGAAATGGGTCGCGCGCACAATCGGACCCGCGACGAGCTGCGGAAAGAACGTCACGTAGAGCGCAAAGTCCAGAAGCGACTTCGACGGCGTTGACCGGCGCAGATAGACGTCCAGCGTGTAGCTCAGTGTCTGAAAGGTATAGAACGAGATACCGACGGGAAGGATGATGTCCGGCGCCGCCGCCTCGAAGTGCATCCCGTAGAAGCCGACGACGTTTTGGAAGTTCTCAAGCGCGAAACCGCCGTACTTGAAGAAAGCAAGCAGACCCAGGTTGGCGACGAGGCTTACGCAGAGCAGGGCGATTCTCCGCCCGTTGCGCTCCTCGATGTGCATACGCTTAGCCGCGAACCAGTCAACGGAGGTCGAGATCCACAGCAAGACGACGAACGGTGGGTTCCACGCAGCATAGAAGATGTAGCTGGCGACCAGCAGCAGCGACTTCTGCATGCGCCATGAACGCAGCACGCCGTAGCAGAGCAGTAAGACGGCGAAGAACACAAGGAATGTCAGCGAATTAAAGAGCAAGGGAGCGGCACTCCTGCGGTGCGGGCGGGCAAGTATTGTCGTGGTCCGGCCCTCGGGGCAACAACTAAATGATGAGCACAATAACCTGCCACGTCGGATCCGTTTCATCCCTGCTTGACCCCCGGCTCCTGGCGGGGTACACAGTCCACGCTTTCTCCCGATACGGGCGAAACGAAAAAGGGGGCCTCCACTTGAAACCGATCCATCTTCCAATGGCGGCGCTGGTGATCTGCATGGCGCTCGCGACACCGCTATTCGCGCAAACGATCGATTCCAGCCGTGGGATCGACGTCCGAGTCGATTATCCGAGCCTCGTCGAAATTGGACCCTGGGACGATCGCAACTACTCGCTGACTCAGGAAGATCTCGACGTCCTCGCGGACAATGAGAAGGAACTGAGCGACCCCGTCCCGGCGTTCTTCCGTGTTTTGATGCGTCGCAACAATCCTGACATGTTGCGCGAAGGACCCGCGCAGTACCCCCGCAGCGCGCTGCAGATCTTTCAGCAGATGTATGGCGGCTACCTGATCGACGGAAACGTCTACACGAAGATTAACCGTGTTGACGGCAAGTACGTTGTCGACATGGCAACTGGCACCGACACCGATACGTTCTACCAACAGCGAGCGCTCTCCGGTGAATCCCGCGTGACGTCGCCCATCGGCGCCGCGGAGTCCGCCGTCAAGATTAATCCGGTCGATACCAACATCGTCATCGCGGGATCTAATGGACCGGGCGGCGGGCAGAAGATGCATCGCTCGACCGATGGTGGCGTCACCTGGAACGAGATCCTCCTACCACTCGGAGGCACCTGTTGCGACCCGACCGTCGACTGGTCCGCCGACGGAAGCCTGGCGTATGCCTCGACTCTCGGAAGCTGCGGGGCTGGCGGTTGCAGCGTCTGGGTCTACCGCTCCGATGACGGGGGCGCA includes these proteins:
- a CDS encoding MBOAT family protein, whose product is MLFNSLTFLVFFAVLLLCYGVLRSWRMQKSLLLVASYIFYAAWNPPFVVLLWISTSVDWFAAKRMHIEERNGRRIALLCVSLVANLGLLAFFKYGGFALENFQNVVGFYGMHFEAAAPDIILPVGISFYTFQTLSYTLDVYLRRSTPSKSLLDFALYVTFFPQLVAGPIVRATHFLPQCLAPRRATRQMLSWGLFLMTLGLFQKVVLADTMLAPSAETVFGWDRGPLAMLDAWAGVLAFSGQIFFDFAGYSTCAIGAALCFGFSLPDNFKSPYAAIGFSDFWKRWHISLSSWLRDYLYIPLGGNRKGRVRTDINLMVTMLLGGMWHGASWTFVAWGGLHGIYLAVERWLRSRFAGARWVHTFVGKVLLGLLTYLLVNITWVFFRADTFTRAKLMIFSMIGVIGDGAQVLATRQLLTVAVVIGVLVIMQWVHRSISIEAAAERLPNWAHGLVWGVMLVFLVLAQGSDNAFIYFQF